A genomic region of Cannabis sativa cultivar Pink pepper isolate KNU-18-1 chromosome 1, ASM2916894v1, whole genome shotgun sequence contains the following coding sequences:
- the LOC115704913 gene encoding auxin-responsive protein IAA1 isoform X1 yields MAFKDITELTLGPPGGGRELSVAEAASLKCNKRAFVESTDEVEVHDQLSSTEEDKNYHLNDMSFHADVTSRTVSASESPPAKGEVIGWPPVRSFRKKAMNNKYVKVGADGAPYLRKVDLENYNTYHQLLTALHNMFNPTPTTTNNNYCLITNIQGTLNTACSSSTNVEDQISRSNIDYKVAKAVKGTSTEYVPTYEDKDGDLMLVGDVPWKMFTESCKRIRLMKSSEALGLAARSKNESPEMNR; encoded by the exons ATGGCTTTCAAGGATATTACCGAACTCACTTTGGGACCCCCTGGCGGCGGCCGTGAGTTATCGGTGGCTGAGGCGGCGAGTCTTAAGTGTAACAAACGTGCGTTTGTTGAGAGTACTGATGAAGTTGAAGTTCACGACCAGCTCAGCTCTACTGAGGAGGataaaaattatcatttaaacgacatgtcgtttcatGCTGACGTCACCTCTCGTACTGTTAGTGCATCTGAATCCCCACCTGCTAA gGGTGAAGTAATTGGTTGGCCACCCGTTAGATCGTTCCGAAAGAAGGCTATGAATAACAAGTACGTAAAAGTAGGCGCAGACGGAGCACCATATCTACGCAAAGTGGACCTAGAAAACTACAATACTTATCACCAACTATTGACAGCCTTACACAACATGTTTAATCCCACTCCCACTACTACTAACAATAACTATTGCCTCATCACCAATATCCAAG gaACGTTGAACACAGCATGTAGTAGTAGTACTAATGTGGAGGATCAAATATCAAGAAGCAATATTGATTATAAGGTTGCTAAAGCAGTGAAAGGAACTAGTACTGAATATGTGCCAACCTATGAGGACAAAGATGGAGACTTGATGTTAGTTGGAGACGTTCCTTGGAA AATGTTCACAGAATCATGCAAACGTATCAGACTGATGAAAAGTTCAGAGGCTCTTGGGTTAG CAGCTCGATCCAAGAACGAGAGTCCTGAAATGAATCGGTAG
- the LOC115704913 gene encoding auxin-responsive protein IAA1 isoform X2, producing MAFKDITELTLGPPGGGRELSVAEAASLKCNKRAFVESTDEVEVHDQLSSTEEDKNYHLNDMSFHADVTSRTVSASESPPAKGEVIGWPPVRSFRKKAMNNKYVKVGADGAPYLRKVDLENYNTYHQLLTALHNMFNPTPTTTNNNYCLITNIQGTLNTACSSSTNVEDQISRSNIDYKVAKAVKGTSTEYVPTYEDKDGDLMLVGDVPWKMFTESCKRIRLMKSSEALGLARSKNESPEMNR from the exons ATGGCTTTCAAGGATATTACCGAACTCACTTTGGGACCCCCTGGCGGCGGCCGTGAGTTATCGGTGGCTGAGGCGGCGAGTCTTAAGTGTAACAAACGTGCGTTTGTTGAGAGTACTGATGAAGTTGAAGTTCACGACCAGCTCAGCTCTACTGAGGAGGataaaaattatcatttaaacgacatgtcgtttcatGCTGACGTCACCTCTCGTACTGTTAGTGCATCTGAATCCCCACCTGCTAA gGGTGAAGTAATTGGTTGGCCACCCGTTAGATCGTTCCGAAAGAAGGCTATGAATAACAAGTACGTAAAAGTAGGCGCAGACGGAGCACCATATCTACGCAAAGTGGACCTAGAAAACTACAATACTTATCACCAACTATTGACAGCCTTACACAACATGTTTAATCCCACTCCCACTACTACTAACAATAACTATTGCCTCATCACCAATATCCAAG gaACGTTGAACACAGCATGTAGTAGTAGTACTAATGTGGAGGATCAAATATCAAGAAGCAATATTGATTATAAGGTTGCTAAAGCAGTGAAAGGAACTAGTACTGAATATGTGCCAACCTATGAGGACAAAGATGGAGACTTGATGTTAGTTGGAGACGTTCCTTGGAA AATGTTCACAGAATCATGCAAACGTATCAGACTGATGAAAAGTTCAGAGGCTCTTGGGTTAG CTCGATCCAAGAACGAGAGTCCTGAAATGAATCGGTAG
- the LOC115706173 gene encoding serine/threonine protein phosphatase 2A 57 kDa regulatory subunit B' kappa isoform codes for MLKQILSKLPRKVPKSDTLDAAGSDSGSNSKLGNGFPCTIGGSSLSSKLSVVKRVSSAVFPTSIAAGAEAVEPHLSFKDVSNQQKQNLFISKLNLCCEIIDYSDTAKQDVKRETLLELVDFVNSGSAKFTEPTISAMCKMCAANLFRVFPPKYRSIIGGGETEDEEPMFDPAWSHLQLVYDLLLRFSSSNSLDTKLAKKYIDHSFISRLLDLFDSEDPRERDCLKTILHRIYGKFMVHRPYIRKVVSNIIYRFVFETERHNGIAELLEIFGSVISGFATPLKEEHKIFLWRALIPLHKPKSVGIYHQQLTYCVLQFIDKDQKLAGSVIKGLLKYWPITNSQKELMFLGEMEEILELINMVEFQKIMIPLFRRIAYCLNSKHYQVAERAHLLWNNESVLNLTTQNRQAILPLVVPALEQNTQNHWNQAVLNLTLNVKKIFREIDEELVLACQCKLEEEASRLKAAAEKRRLTWELLETAAGLPSPATTTTGAGNFLVPVKPATCSVAC; via the exons ATGCTGAAACAAATTCTGAGCAAACTCCCACGGAAGGTACCGAAATCAGACACTCTAGATGCTGCAGGGAGTGATTCAGGCAGCAATAGCAAGTTGGGCAATGGATTCCCGTGTACAATAGGTGGGAGTTCTCTTTCCAGCAAGTTAAGTGTTGTTAAACGAGTCTCTTCTGCGGTATTCCCAACAAGTATTGCAGCTGGAGCAGAGGCAGTAGAACCTCATTTATCCTTTAAAGATGTCTCAAATCAACAGAAGCAGAATTTATTTATCAGTAAGCTGAACCTCTGTTGCGAGATCATTGATTACAGTGACACAGCCAAGCAAGATGTTAAACGGGAAACTTTGTTAGAGCTTGTTGATTTTGTTAATTCTGGTTCAGCAAAGTTCACGGAACCTACAATTTCAGCAATGTGTAAAATGTGTGCAGCAAACCTCTTTAGAGTATTCCCACCTAAGTATCGTTCTATCATTGGTGGTGGTGAGACAGAAGATGAAGAACCAATGTTTGATCCTGCTTGGTCTCATCTACAACTTGTGTATGATCTGCTTCTTAGGTTTTCCAGCAGTAACTCACTTGACACAAAGTTGGCAAAGAAATATATTGATCATTCTTTTATTTCAAGATTACTTGACCTATTTGATTCTGAGGATCCAAGAGAAAGAGATTGTTTGAAAACAATTCTTCACAGGATCTATGGAAAATTTATGGTACATAGGCCTTATATCCGTAAAGTTGTCAGCAATATCATCTACCGGTTTGTCTTTGAAACTGAACGGCATAACGGTATTGCTGAGCTGTTGGAGATTTTTGGCAGTGTAATTAGTGGATTTGCCACTCCATTAAAGGAGGAGCACAAAATCTTTTTGTGGAGGGCTCTTATTCCTTTACACAAACCAAAATCAGTGGGTATTTATCACCAACAGCTAACATATTGTGTTTTACAGTTCATAGACAAGGATCAAAAGTTGGCCGGTAGTGTGATCAAAGGCCTATTGAAATACTGGCCGATAACAAATAGCCAGAAGGAGTTGATGTTCTTAGGTGAGATGGAAGAGATTTTGGAGTTGATCAATATGGTTGAGTTCCAAAAGATTATGATCCCACTATTTCGACGAATAGCTTACTGCCTCAACAGCAAACATTATCAG GTGGCCGAACGAGCCCATTTGTTGTGGAACAATGAGAGCGTTCTTAATCTCACCACTCAAAACCGGCAAGCAATTCTACCACTTGTCGTCCCGGCTCTAGAGCAGAATACTCAAAATCACTGGAATCAAGCAGTGCTGAACTTGACATTGAATGTGAAGAAGATATTCCGTGAGATCGATGAGGAGCTTGTCCTTgcttgtcaatgtaagttggaAGAGGAAGCTTCAAGATTAAAAGCTGCAGCTGAGAAGCGAAGATTAACTTGGGAATTGCTTGAAACAGCCGCTGGTCTCCCATCCCCAGCTACTACTACCACTGGTGCTGGTAACTTTCTAGTTCCCGTAAAGCCTGCTACATGCTCTGTTGCCTGCTAA